Within the Chloroflexota bacterium genome, the region TGCCCGCTATTTGAAAGTGGTCAATAAGGATGGTTTGGCAGAAGGGCTTTTCGATAGCTGGCGTAAGCTTGAAGATGGCAGCCTCAACCGTGATTTTCCGCTCAATCAGGATGAATATCAGGGCGCAGAAATTTTGCTAGCTGGTGATAATTTCGGATGCGGCTCATCTCGAGAGCATGCCCCCTGGGCATTAATTGGATGGGGGATTCGGGCTATCATCAGCACTTCCTTCGCAGATATATTCAGGAACAACTCGCTTAAGAACGGCCTGTTACCGATTGTCGTAGACGAAGAGACGCACACTTCGCTCTTCGATCTGACAGAAGAAGCACCGGCAGTCACAATTGATATTGATCTGGCATCCCAAACGCTATTCCTGCCCGGTGGAGAGAGAGTTTCCTTTGAAATTGATACTTTCAGTAAAACATGTTTGCTGGAAGGGATCGATCAGCTTGGCTATTTGTTGAAACACGAAGCGGAAATCGCGGCCTATGAAGCCGCCCGAGATTTTTAGCATGAATATATTGGATTATTTTTTGTGGAACAGGAAGGTGGACTGGGTGACGGATGACCGCGTCACCCAGGGAATCTCCGGTTGATGGTGTTCGCACGAAGAAACAAATTCAACCCATAGTATTAAATTTAGGAGATACCCATGTCTACATCTGTCAAAATCTACGATACGACTCTGCGCGATGGCACTCAAAGTGAAGGCATCTCGCTCTCGGTAAACGATAAAATCAAAATTGCACGCCGATTAGACGAATTTGGCGTGCATTATATCGAGGGTGGCTGGCCTGGTTCGAACCCCAAAGATGCCGAATTTTTTGAGCGCGTGCGCAAAATGGAGTTCAAAAACGCGCAAGTAGCTGCTTTTGGTTCGACGCGCAAGAAAAACAGCCCGACAGAGGGCGATCCCAATTTACAAGCTTTGGTGGATGCCGAAACACCGGTCGTGACTCTCGTGGGCAAAAGCTGGGATTTGCACGTTTACGATGTGCTGGAAACTACCCTGGAAGAAAATTTGGCGATGATCCGAGAGAGTGTGGCCTATATGAAGGCGCTGGGCAAAGAAGTTGTCTATGACGCCGAACATTTCTTCGATGGCTATAAAGCTAATCCTGAATATACCCTGCAAACGCTGAGTGCCGCTGCCGAAGGTGGAGCCGATCTTCTGGTGTTATGCGATACGAACGGCGGTTCGCTGCCCTGGGAGGTGGAAGAGATTACAATCTTGATGGGCGAGCTGTTTGAAACCCCGTTGGGCATTCACACGCATGACGATGGCGGTAACGGCGTGGCCAATACGCTGTCTGGCGTACGCGCCGGGGCGGTGCAGGTGCAGGGTACGGTCAACGGTTACGGTGAGCGCACTGGAAATGCCAATCTGTGTACGATTATCCCCAATTTGCAGTTGAAAATGAATATCCGCTGCGTCTCAGATGAAAATCTGTCCCGTTTGTCCGATTTATCGCACTACGTTGCCGAAGTTGCCAATCAACCGCCGAATCCCTATTACCCCTTCGTGGGGAAGAAAGCATTTGCACATAAGGGTGGCATCCATGTAGCCGCGGTGCTCAAGAATGAATTTTCCTACCAGCACATTGACCCAACTTTGGTGGGCAATCAGCGCCGCACGCTGGTTTCGGAACTTTCCGGACGTGGCAATGTAGTTGAAAAAGCCAACGAATTTGGCGTAGATATGACCAGCGAAAAAGCTCGCAAGGTCGTTGAGCAGATCAAGAGCCTTGAAGCGCAGGGTTTCACATTCGAAGGGGCCGGTGCGTCGGCACAGTTGCTCATGCAGCGCGCAGAGGAAAATTATAAGCCGCCTTTTGAGTTGATTGACTTCATGGTCATTGTTGAAAGTCGGCAGGGGCGTGGTGTTTTTGCTGAAGCCACAGTAAAGGTGGATGTGGGTGGTGAAATTATCCACACGGCGGCTGAAGGCAATGGGCCAGTCAACGCATTGAATAAAGCCCTCCGCAAAGCCCTGAGAGATTTATATCCCCGCCTCGATGAAATACACCTCTCAGATTACAAAGTCCGCATTTTGGATAGCGAGAGCGGCACGGCGGCGAACGTCCGCGTACTCATTGATACCAAAAATGGCGATAACGCCCGCTGGAGTACCGTTGGCGCGAGTACCAACATCATCGAAGCAAGCTGGCGCGCGTTAGCTGATAGCATGGAATATGCCTTACAAAAAAAATAAAGTGTGTCAAGTAGCATGTTTAATGGCATAAAGCACTTTAAACGTGATACATACAAGCAGATTGCGGGATGTGTTTTGAAAAAGATCTCCGAAATTTTGTCAAATCTCGGAGGTCCGAATTAGAGACACTTTTCGGTGAATATTCAAAAGGAAAATCATGAAAGCGAATATTGTATTACTTCCCGGTGACGGGATTGGCCCGGAAGTGGTTGCCGCGGCTCAGAGCGTACTCAAAGCCGTCGGGCAAAAATACGGCCATACCTTTGAAATAAGCGAATATCTGATCGGCGGGGCGGCGATTGACGCCTTCGGTACAGCCCTGCCCGCAGAAACTTTAGCTGCCTGCCAGCAGGCCGACGCGGTACTGCTGGGCGCGGTTGGTGGCCCCAAGTGGGATGATCCTACCGCTGCTGTGCGCCCGGAGCAAGGCTTGCTCGGATTACGGAAAAATCTGGGCTTATTTGCCAATTTACGTCCGGTTGTGCCGCAGGCCGATTTGCTCTCCGCTTCGCCCCTGCGCCCCGATCTGCTTGACGGCGTGGATTTGCTGGTGGTGCGCGAACTCACTGGCGGTATCTACTTTGGCGAACCGCGCGGGCGAAGGGAAGTTAACGGTCAGTGGGAAGCCTTCGATACCATGATTTACTCAGAGAGTGAAGTGCGCCGGGTTGTACGCTTGGCTTTTGAGTTGGCGCGCGGACGGCGCAAAAAAGTGACTTCGGTGGATAAAGCCAATGTACTCGACTCCTCGCGTTTGTGGCGTCAGGTGGCAGCACAGGTTGCCAGCGAATACCCCGATGTGGAATTTGAAGTCTTGCTCGTGGACGCAGCCACCATGCATCTGATCACCCGCCCGGCCAGTTTTGATGTGATGGTCACAACGAATATGTTTGGCGATATTCTCACTGATGAAGCCTCTGTGCTGACCGGTTCGATGGGCAACTTGCCATCAGCTTCGCTGGGTGAGGATATGAATCGACTCGAAAAACCGCGCGGCCTGTATGAGCCGATCCACGGCTCGGCGCCGGATATTGCCGGAGAGGGGATTGCCAACCCCATTGGGACGCTTGTCTCGGCGGCGATGATGTTGCGCCACTCCTTAGGGATGGAAGCTGAAGCCCGGGCTGTAGAAAACGCTGTAGACGCGGCCATCCGAGCGGGGCATCGTACGATTGATCTGGCGCGTGCGGGTGAAAAATCGCTCAGTACTGCGCTAATGACGGAAAAAATTATGGATTTGGTCTAATGTGAATTATCATATTACAAACAAGAAGCCCGAAATTAGGGGGTGGGAGTGGCGCGCAGCGCCACTTCCACCCCCTAATTTCGAAAACTTTTCGCGAGTATGACATTGTCAAACTAACCACCTATGAACCGAATAATTGCCTTTCAGGGAGAACCGGGCGCGTATAGCGAGTTAGCAGCGTTCGAATATTTTGGCGCGGGAATTACGCCGCTGCCGTGTGCATCTTTCGAAGATGCTTTTGCCGCGGTAACCGATGGTACTGCCGAGTATGGTTTATTGCCGATTGAGAACTCGCTGGCGGGCAGCATTCACCGTAATTATGACCTGTTGCTCGAATCCGATTTAACGATTGTGGGTGAGTATCACCTGCGCGTCAGCCATTGCCTGATGGCTCTGCCCGGCACAACGCTTGCCGATGTGCAGCAGGTGCATTCGCACCCGCAGGCGCTGGCGCAGTGCAAAAATCGTTTGCGTCAAATGGGATACGAGCCGATTGTTGAGGCAGATACTGCGGGCAGCGCCCGCATGATTAAAGATAGTGGCGATCAGCACGCCGCGGCGCTAGCCTCCAAACGCGCTGCTGAGGTCTATGATTTGCATATCTTGCAAGAAAGCATGGAAGACAACCCGGCCAATTACACGCGCTTTTTGGCACTAACGGCACAGACAGCGTCGGGAATTACGGATGGGGATTTCAAAACATCTATCGTTTTTAGCCTGCAAAATCAGCCCGGCGCTTTATTCAAGGCGCTGAGTGTGTTTGCCTTGCGTGATATTGATCTCGCCAAAATTGAATCGCGTCCCATTCAGGGCAAACCCTGGGAGTATATGTTCTATATCGATTTTTCCGACCACGCTGCATCACACTCTGGGCAGCGGGCATTGGATCATTTGGGGGAGTTAGCGGCCTATCTGCGTGTGCTGGGGTCGTATCCGCGCCATCGCGTGGCTTGATGCCGCGAACTTTAGGTGTGGGATGCAATTCTCTTCCGGCGCGTTGATTGAAAGTGTTTCGCAAAGTGCATCCCACCTGCGCGAGAAACAACGCTATGGTATAAAGGGGGGCATGAAATTCTGGTTTTTCTTCTTCGTTGCCATCAGCTTGGGGTTAACAGCCTGTTCTCCGGGGGTTCAGGTTGCAGAACCAACCCTCACGGCAGCATCCACCCAGACCGCGGCAGCCACCCCAACCCTCGTCCCGACAGCCACACGCACACGCATGCCGTCTGCGCCCAGCGCCACGCCTACTTTTACGCAGGCTCCCCCTACCGCTACCTCCCTTCCCGAAGATTGTAATCAGGCGAGTGTTATCGAAGATGTGACCATACCGGATGGCGCGCTCGTTGATCCTGGTGAAGTTTTTTTGAAAATTTGGCGTGTTCGGAATACGGGTTCGTGTACCTGGCAGTGGGGGGGCTTTTGGTTGGCTTTTGATAGTGAAAACCAGATGAATGGCCCCGATTTGGCGCGGGCGTATTTTTACCCATCACAGCCGGTGCTTGATTTAGCAACTTTGGGCAGTGCTGCCTGGAATGGGGTGCTGGGCGAGGTTGCCCCCGGTGAAGTGGTGGATATTCCGCTATTGTTGCAAGCACCCGACAAACCCGGCGTGTATCGCAGTCATTGGCGTTTGCAGGATGAGACCGGGAACTCGGCGGCATTGATGTGGGTACTGTTGGTAGTGAATAAGGGGAAGCAGGCCCAGTCGCCGGATTGGTCGGGGAACTGGATGCACACTAACACCTGGTTTATCAACCGCTTGGTGGACCCCGGAGTGCTGGTTGTGGAACAGAGAGGGTCGGAAATTTTGGGTTTCTTCTACCCCCGTGGCGGCCCTGCAGATGGGGATTTAGTGTACGTTACCGGGCGTGTCAGTGAAGACGGAATGCAGGTTGACGGTCTGTTTAGCCTGGTTTGGGATGAGCCGATCGATTTTCAATGGACGATGAGCGCCAATCAACAGCAATTTGAAGGGCTAATTACTTCAGATCGCCTCGATATTGACGGTACCTGGTGCGGCGGGCGCAATGGTCTTGTGCCGCCAATTTGCGCACCGTAGAGCGTGTTCTATTTTGGAGGTTTCATTTTGTCGTTGCGTGATTATCTTGAATTTTTAGAAAACCATAACCGTTTGGTGCGCATCACGGAGCCGATTTCGAGAGTTTATGAGATTGCCGCCGTACTTAAGCAGATGGAACCCCGTCCAGTGATTTTTGAGAATGTGCAAGAGTCGGCCTATCGGGTGATGGGCAATCTCTTCTGCACGAAGCAAGATTTTGCTGATTATTTTGGTGTTCCGGTCGCCGAGATTATTCCAACATTGATGGAGGCGATTGAACACCCCCCGCCTCTTTCAATTATGAGAGAGGCGGGGGGTCGGGGGATGGGTGAGGACCTTGCCCCATGCCAAGAAGCGGTACATCTTAAGCCCAATCTGGATTCTATTCCCATACCGCTGCACTTTCCCAGCGATGGCGGCCCATATATTACGTCAGGCGTATTTGTGGTCAAGCACCCTGTTTACGGGCAGAATCTGGATTTTCACCGTGCCATGCAATTTTCGTCGACCGAGATGGCAATCCGCGTGGTAGAGGGGCGGCACTTCGACCAATATTTGCAGGCGTTAGGTCAGGTGGATGTGGCGGTATGTATCGGCAATCCGCCCAATGTGCTGGCCGCGGCGGCTACTTCGGTGGTGTTGGGGGTGGACGAATTAACCATCGCCAATGCCCTGCAGCCGCTTGAACTGGTGCGCGCCAAAACCGTAGATTTGATGATCCCCGCTGAAGCCGAATTTGTGCTTGAAGGGACTGTGTATCGCGATCGCCGCCATGCCGAGGGGCCGTTTGTTGATCTCACCGAGACGATGGATGTGATCCGTAACGAGCCTGTTTTTGAAATCAAGGCGATTACGCACCGCAAAGACGCGCTTTGGCACGCCTTGCTGCCAGGGGCGCTGGAACACAAGCTGCTGATGGGTATGCCGCGCGAACCAACTATTTTCCGTATGGTCAATGATGTGGTCAAATGCATGGATGTCAATATCAACCCTGGAGGTTGTTCCTGGCTCCATGCCATCGTACAAATTGATAAGCAGCACGCCGATGATGGCAAGAAAGCTATCCAGGCGGCATTTGCCGGGCATCGCTCGTGCAAGCATATTTATGTAGTGGATGCCGATGTGGATATTTACGATCCGCTGCAAGTGGAATGGGCAATGGCAACGCGTTTCCAGGGTGACCGTGATCTGGTGGAACTTGACCGCGAACCCGGCTCCAGTTTAGACCCCAGTGCGGAAGCGGGCACAAAATTCACCACCAAAATTGGTTTTGATCTGACAGCGCCGCTTGGTGAGGCGCGGCGGCATTATGAGAAAGTTGAATATCCGC harbors:
- a CDS encoding UbiD family decarboxylase gives rise to the protein MSLRDYLEFLENHNRLVRITEPISRVYEIAAVLKQMEPRPVIFENVQESAYRVMGNLFCTKQDFADYFGVPVAEIIPTLMEAIEHPPPLSIMREAGGRGMGEDLAPCQEAVHLKPNLDSIPIPLHFPSDGGPYITSGVFVVKHPVYGQNLDFHRAMQFSSTEMAIRVVEGRHFDQYLQALGQVDVAVCIGNPPNVLAAAATSVVLGVDELTIANALQPLELVRAKTVDLMIPAEAEFVLEGTVYRDRRHAEGPFVDLTETMDVIRNEPVFEIKAITHRKDALWHALLPGALEHKLLMGMPREPTIFRMVNDVVKCMDVNINPGGCSWLHAIVQIDKQHADDGKKAIQAAFAGHRSCKHIYVVDADVDIYDPLQVEWAMATRFQGDRDLVELDREPGSSLDPSAEAGTKFTTKIGFDLTAPLGEARRHYEKVEYPQVDLSRFLNKQE
- the leuD gene encoding 3-isopropylmalate dehydratase small subunit, encoding MPLPYTDVDTDQIIPARYLKVVNKDGLAEGLFDSWRKLEDGSLNRDFPLNQDEYQGAEILLAGDNFGCGSSREHAPWALIGWGIRAIISTSFADIFRNNSLKNGLLPIVVDEETHTSLFDLTEEAPAVTIDIDLASQTLFLPGGERVSFEIDTFSKTCLLEGIDQLGYLLKHEAEIAAYEAARDF
- a CDS encoding citramalate synthase, whose product is MSTSVKIYDTTLRDGTQSEGISLSVNDKIKIARRLDEFGVHYIEGGWPGSNPKDAEFFERVRKMEFKNAQVAAFGSTRKKNSPTEGDPNLQALVDAETPVVTLVGKSWDLHVYDVLETTLEENLAMIRESVAYMKALGKEVVYDAEHFFDGYKANPEYTLQTLSAAAEGGADLLVLCDTNGGSLPWEVEEITILMGELFETPLGIHTHDDGGNGVANTLSGVRAGAVQVQGTVNGYGERTGNANLCTIIPNLQLKMNIRCVSDENLSRLSDLSHYVAEVANQPPNPYYPFVGKKAFAHKGGIHVAAVLKNEFSYQHIDPTLVGNQRRTLVSELSGRGNVVEKANEFGVDMTSEKARKVVEQIKSLEAQGFTFEGAGASAQLLMQRAEENYKPPFELIDFMVIVESRQGRGVFAEATVKVDVGGEIIHTAAEGNGPVNALNKALRKALRDLYPRLDEIHLSDYKVRILDSESGTAANVRVLIDTKNGDNARWSTVGASTNIIEASWRALADSMEYALQKK
- the pheA gene encoding prephenate dehydratase — its product is MNRIIAFQGEPGAYSELAAFEYFGAGITPLPCASFEDAFAAVTDGTAEYGLLPIENSLAGSIHRNYDLLLESDLTIVGEYHLRVSHCLMALPGTTLADVQQVHSHPQALAQCKNRLRQMGYEPIVEADTAGSARMIKDSGDQHAAALASKRAAEVYDLHILQESMEDNPANYTRFLALTAQTASGITDGDFKTSIVFSLQNQPGALFKALSVFALRDIDLAKIESRPIQGKPWEYMFYIDFSDHAASHSGQRALDHLGELAAYLRVLGSYPRHRVA
- the leuB gene encoding 3-isopropylmalate dehydrogenase, which translates into the protein MKANIVLLPGDGIGPEVVAAAQSVLKAVGQKYGHTFEISEYLIGGAAIDAFGTALPAETLAACQQADAVLLGAVGGPKWDDPTAAVRPEQGLLGLRKNLGLFANLRPVVPQADLLSASPLRPDLLDGVDLLVVRELTGGIYFGEPRGRREVNGQWEAFDTMIYSESEVRRVVRLAFELARGRRKKVTSVDKANVLDSSRLWRQVAAQVASEYPDVEFEVLLVDAATMHLITRPASFDVMVTTNMFGDILTDEASVLTGSMGNLPSASLGEDMNRLEKPRGLYEPIHGSAPDIAGEGIANPIGTLVSAAMMLRHSLGMEAEARAVENAVDAAIRAGHRTIDLARAGEKSLSTALMTEKIMDLV